The genomic interval AGGTAAAACAACCATAGCCAAAGCCATCTATAATCGAATTTATCGTCAATTCATTGGTAAGAGTTTTATTGAGTTTAATCGTTATCAAGGCCATGTTGCTTTGCAACAAAATCTTCTTTCTAATGTCCTAAAATCCAAGTTGAAGGTGGCAAGCGTTGAGATTGGAAGAACTATGGTCCAGAATGGATTTTCTCGAAAAAAGTTCCTCCTTGTGCTTGATGACGTGAATAGCTCTGGCCAATTTGAAAACCTATACGGGAGTTATAGATGGTTCGGTCAAGGCTCTGTGATAATAATTACAAGTAGAAATGTTAGCCTGCTGAACCGACTCGAAGTTAATTATGTTTATCAAACGCATCCTTTGAACGAAAATGAGTCACTTGAGCTTTTTAGTTGGCATGCCTTTAAAGAAGCAAAACCAAGAAAAGAATGGAGTTTACTCGCAAGAAACGTCGTTGTTTATTGTGGAGGACTACCGCTAACTCTTCAATTCCTTGGTTCTTATTTATATGATAGGACAATAGAAGTGTGGGAAAGTGTATTGTTGAAACTACAAAGAATTCCCCCGGATGAACTTCTGAGcgtattaaaaatatgttttgaagaTTTACGTGATACGGAAAAGGATATATTTCTGGATgtatgttgtttctttgttggCAAAGAAAGAGACTATGTGACAGAGATATTAAATGACTGTGGACTACATGCTGATATTGGAATAACAGTTCTCATACAGCGTGGCCTCATAAAAGTTGAAAGGAACAACAAACTTCAAGTGCATCCTTTGTTACAACACATGGGAAGAGAAATTATTCGTCAAGAATGCCCAGAGAAACCGGGAAAAAGGAGTCGATTGTGGTTTCAGGATGACGTAAAAGATGTACTGATACATAATACTGTAagaacattatttatataattttgaaacttgttttgaaatgttttttttctaagtGTAATGCATGTGTTGTTAACTTGTTAAACTCAACGTTAAGTATCAATAATCAACAATTATTTATGGATTTCTCAATTGTTTATCTTTGCTACATTCATCACAGGGGACGGAAGCTATCAAGGGATTGTCCCTGAAACTGCATTCAACAAGCAGAGATTGCTTCAAAGCTCATTCTTTCAAGAAAATGAAGAGACTAAGACTGCTACAACTTGATCATGGACAACTTAGTGGAGACTATGGACACATTTCTGAACAACTGAGATGTATTTGTTGGCGGGGGTTTCCATATAAACACATTCCAAGCAACTTTCATTTGCAAAATGTAATTGCAATGGATTTAAAGCATAGTCATCTTCAACTCCTCTGGAAACAACCCCAGGTATTCTTTacaaccttttcttttaaaactacTAGGTTAATTAACTATTGGTTCCAATTCTAACTATTGCATTCTTTTTACATTTACTTTCCTAATCTTTTGTAAACTATCTTTGTAGGTTTTGGAGCGGTTAAAATTCCTTAATCTTAGTCACTCCAAATACCTGATACAAACACCTGACTTTTCAGGACTACCAAGTCTTGAACAGCTCATTCTAAAAGATTGTCCAAGTTTGCTCAAGGTACACCAATCCATTGCTGATCTCTCCAATATAGTATTGATAAATTTGAAGGATTGCACAAGTCTAAGCTATCTCCCAAGAGAGATATATAAGTTGACATCTTTAAAAACTCTCATCCTATCTGGTTGTTCGAAGCTTAGGCCATTGGAAAAGATATAATGCAGGTTGAATCCTTTTTAACTATAATTGCTGAGAATAGAACACTGAAACAAACATCCTTTTAAATTATAAGCTAAAAAATTATCAGATATAAATCCCGACGTTGAATTTGAAGGGTTATTggtaaatattttcttttatactcCACTtgtcatctttatttttttttttgttttagttgttgAATAAAGTTTTAGTCAAAATAAATGTTCCTAAATAATAACGCTAAATTAGTTTTCGAGAATCTCAATTAGCTTTTTTGGTTACTGCAAGTATTATAAGTAATTGACCGTgcatattgaaaataataacgATCACTTTTATTTCAACTCGTATATTCTATCTCTTTCAGaattttatttcctcttttttgttttgctaCCTAATATTATTCTATAAAACTGCTATTGGTATCATAAGAACTCAACGTTATTCAGAATGAGATGAACCAATATAATTACTATTGAATGATTCAACTTTTTTGCTACACAtacattacttttaaatatgtttttttatccttgaaaaattatgtttagtttcttgactaaattataaaatatttatttcatgtaTCATAAAACATCATTGGTTAggttcaatataaaatattaatgatatccatttgaataaattttgagTGATGAATAATTTATTGTCCTTGGTTATCGTGACATTGCAGAACGAATGTTTAGAGGATAGGTTAAATATTTTGCCAAGACATTAATAAATGTAGTCTCAGCAAACAttgatatgttaaaaaatagaaCGCCATGAAGCAACAAAACAAAGTAACATCCAACATCCTTG from Vigna radiata var. radiata cultivar VC1973A chromosome 9, Vradiata_ver6, whole genome shotgun sequence carries:
- the LOC111240495 gene encoding TMV resistance protein N-like, whose protein sequence is MNPSFFLWHDAELVDIIVSRVKTLLDYKDLFITEYPVGLESRVEDVIKCIENESSKVCMIGIWGIGGSGKTTIAKAIYNRIYRQFIGKSFIEFNRYQGHVALQQNLLSNVLKSKLKVASVEIGRTMVQNGFSRKKFLLVLDDVNSSGQFENLYGSYRWFGQGSVIIITSRNVSLLNRLEVNYVYQTHPLNENESLELFSWHAFKEAKPRKEWSLLARNVVVYCGGLPLTLQFLGSYLYDRTIEVWESVLLKLQRIPPDELLSVLKICFEDLRDTEKDIFLDVCCFFVGKERDYVTEILNDCGLHADIGITVLIQRGLIKVERNNKLQVHPLLQHMGREIIRQECPEKPGKRSRLWFQDDVKDVLIHNTGTEAIKGLSLKLHSTSRDCFKAHSFKKMKRLRLLQLDHGQLSGDYGHISEQLRCICWRGFPYKHIPSNFHLQNVIAMDLKHSHLQLLWKQPQVLERLKFLNLSHSKYLIQTPDFSGLPSLEQLILKDCPSLLKVHQSIADLSNIVLINLKDCTSLSYLPREIYKLTSLKTLILSGCSKLRPLEKI